The Streptomyces avermitilis MA-4680 = NBRC 14893 genome contains a region encoding:
- a CDS encoding inositol-3-phosphate synthase produces the protein MGSVRVAIVGVGNCAASLVQGVEYYKDADPASKVPGLMHVQFGEYHVGDVEFVAAFDVDAKKVGLDLSDAIGASENNTIKICDVPNKGITVQRGHTLDGLGKYYRQTIEESAEAPVDVVQILKDKQVDVLVCYLPVGSEDAAKFYAQCAIDAKVAFVNALPVFIAGTKEWADKFTEAGVPIVGDDIKSQVGATITHRVMAKLFEDRGVRLERTMQLNVGGNMDFKNMLERDRLESKKISKTQAVTSQIPDRDLGEKNVHIGPSDYVAWLDDRKWAYVRLEGRAFGDVPLNLEYKLEVWDSPNSAGVIIDALRAAKIAKDRGIGGPILSASSYFMKSPPVQYFDDEAYANVEKFIKGEVER, from the coding sequence GGGCAACTGCGCCGCCTCGCTGGTGCAGGGCGTCGAGTACTACAAGGACGCCGACCCGGCGTCCAAGGTGCCCGGTCTGATGCACGTCCAGTTCGGCGAGTACCACGTCGGTGACGTCGAGTTCGTCGCCGCCTTCGACGTCGACGCGAAGAAGGTCGGCCTCGACCTCTCCGACGCCATCGGTGCCAGCGAGAACAACACCATCAAGATCTGTGACGTCCCGAACAAGGGCATCACGGTCCAGCGCGGCCACACCCTCGACGGTCTCGGCAAGTACTACCGCCAGACCATCGAGGAGTCCGCCGAGGCCCCGGTCGACGTCGTCCAGATCCTCAAGGACAAGCAGGTCGACGTCCTCGTCTGCTACCTGCCCGTCGGTTCCGAGGACGCGGCGAAGTTCTACGCCCAGTGCGCCATCGACGCCAAGGTCGCCTTCGTCAACGCCCTCCCGGTCTTCATCGCCGGCACCAAGGAGTGGGCGGACAAGTTCACCGAGGCCGGCGTCCCGATCGTCGGTGACGACATCAAGTCGCAGGTCGGCGCCACCATCACGCACCGTGTGATGGCGAAGCTGTTCGAGGACCGCGGTGTCCGTCTCGAGCGCACCATGCAGCTCAACGTCGGCGGCAACATGGACTTCAAGAACATGCTGGAGCGCGACCGCCTCGAGTCCAAGAAGATCTCGAAGACGCAGGCCGTCACCTCGCAGATCCCCGACCGCGACCTGGGCGAGAAGAACGTCCACATCGGTCCCTCGGACTACGTGGCCTGGCTCGACGACCGCAAGTGGGCGTACGTCCGCCTCGAGGGCCGTGCCTTCGGTGACGTTCCGCTGAACCTGGAGTACAAGCTCGAGGTCTGGGACTCCCCGAACTCCGCGGGTGTCATCATCGACGCCCTGCGCGCCGCGAAGATCGCCAAGGACCGCGGCATCGGCGGCCCGATCCTGTCGGCGTCTTCGTACTTCATGAAGTCTCCGCCGGTTCAGTACTTCGACGACGAGGCCTACGCCAACGTCGAGAAGTTCATCAAGGGCGAGGTCGAGCGCTAA
- a CDS encoding MFS transporter has protein sequence MAVVRDLRILLRFQGFRRLLAVRLFSQTADGVYQVALATYVVFSPEKQTSAAAIASAMAVLLLPYSVIGPFAGVLLDRWRRRQVFLYGNLLRALLACVTAVLMLGHVPDWLFYVSALSVTAVNRFVLAGLSAALPRVVDDKRLVMANSLSPTAGTLGATAGGGLAFAVRLVAADSDAVVVLLGAALYLCAALASLRIAPDLLGPDQRPVRPRLGAALVGTARGLVLGVRHLAEAPRREAAWALIAMTLMRFCYGALTVMVLMLCRYALSSDSDDGLALLGLAVGVSGAGFFTAAVLTPWAAGKLGPGRWIVVCAAAAALLEPALGLPFTTVPMLVASFVLGVTTQGAKIATDTIVQSSVDDSFRGRIFSVYDVLFNVAFVGAAAVAALMLPPDGRSATLVVTVAVIYGAIAGAMARFDLQ, from the coding sequence ATGGCTGTCGTGCGTGACCTGCGCATCCTCCTGCGCTTCCAGGGCTTCAGACGCCTGCTCGCCGTGCGGCTGTTCTCCCAGACCGCCGACGGGGTCTACCAGGTCGCACTCGCCACCTACGTCGTCTTCTCCCCGGAGAAGCAGACCTCGGCCGCGGCGATCGCCTCCGCGATGGCGGTACTGCTTCTTCCGTACTCCGTCATCGGCCCCTTCGCCGGCGTCCTGCTGGACCGCTGGCGGCGCCGACAGGTCTTCCTGTACGGCAACCTGCTGCGGGCCCTGCTGGCGTGCGTGACGGCTGTTCTGATGCTCGGCCATGTGCCGGACTGGCTCTTCTACGTCTCCGCGCTGTCCGTCACCGCGGTCAACCGCTTCGTCCTCGCCGGGCTCTCCGCCGCACTGCCCCGCGTGGTCGACGACAAGCGTCTGGTGATGGCCAACTCCCTGTCCCCGACCGCCGGAACGCTCGGGGCGACCGCGGGCGGCGGTCTCGCGTTCGCCGTCCGGCTGGTGGCCGCGGACTCCGACGCCGTGGTGGTACTGCTGGGTGCGGCCCTGTATCTGTGCGCGGCGCTCGCGTCGCTGCGCATCGCTCCGGACCTGCTCGGCCCCGACCAGAGGCCGGTACGGCCACGGTTGGGAGCGGCGCTCGTGGGCACCGCACGCGGCCTCGTGCTGGGCGTGCGCCATCTGGCCGAGGCCCCACGCCGGGAGGCGGCCTGGGCTCTCATCGCCATGACGCTGATGCGGTTCTGCTACGGCGCGCTGACGGTCATGGTGCTGATGCTCTGCCGGTACGCCCTGTCGTCGGATTCGGACGACGGTCTCGCTCTGCTGGGGCTGGCGGTGGGCGTCTCCGGGGCGGGGTTCTTCACGGCGGCCGTCCTGACGCCCTGGGCAGCGGGGAAGCTCGGCCCCGGGCGCTGGATCGTCGTCTGCGCCGCTGCCGCCGCCCTCCTGGAGCCCGCCCTCGGCCTGCCGTTCACCACCGTCCCGATGCTGGTCGCGTCCTTCGTCCTGGGGGTGACCACGCAGGGAGCCAAGATCGCCACTGACACGATCGTCCAGTCCTCGGTCGACGACAGCTTCCGTGGCCGGATCTTCTCGGTTTACGACGTGCTGTTCAATGTCGCATTTGTCGGAGCAGCCGCAGTGGCCGCCCTGATGCTGCCCCCTGACGGCCGCTCAGCCACCCTCGTGGTCACGGTGGCCGTTATCTACGGGGCAATTGCTGGCGCTATGGCCCGCTTTGATCTCCAGTAA
- a CDS encoding LppU/SCO3897 family protein: MTVPPQPQGQNPYAQQPAPPEGQQPGQPGVPPQQPYAPFPNQGGPVPPPPAPAGRAGKKVMRVLGIIVVGIIVIAVKFGAGWFFSRSDAETTSVGACMHNDGTDTNADLNEVDCSSGDSQYKVVEKFDDTSDDSKCKAVKSSTVYYVQSGGGHNVVLCLKETK, from the coding sequence GTGACCGTTCCGCCGCAGCCCCAGGGCCAGAACCCGTACGCTCAGCAGCCCGCCCCGCCCGAGGGTCAGCAGCCCGGCCAGCCGGGAGTTCCCCCGCAGCAGCCTTACGCGCCGTTCCCCAACCAGGGTGGACCGGTTCCGCCGCCGCCCGCGCCGGCCGGGCGTGCGGGCAAGAAGGTGATGCGCGTCCTCGGGATCATCGTCGTCGGCATAATCGTCATCGCCGTGAAGTTCGGCGCGGGCTGGTTCTTCAGCCGTAGCGATGCAGAGACCACCTCGGTGGGCGCGTGCATGCACAACGACGGCACGGACACCAACGCGGACCTCAACGAGGTCGACTGCTCTTCCGGCGACTCCCAGTACAAGGTCGTCGAGAAGTTCGACGACACCAGCGACGACAGCAAGTGCAAGGCCGTCAAGAGCTCCACGGTCTACTACGTCCAGTCGGGCGGCGGCCACAACGTGGTGCTCTGCCTCAAGGAGACCAAGTAA